The following coding sequences lie in one candidate division WOR-3 bacterium genomic window:
- a CDS encoding NAD(P)H-hydrate dehydratase: MRIVTNSEMKKIDEWAIKKLKIPGIVLMENAGQGCVNVLEEYYSLENLNVLIICGKGNNGGDGFVIARHLQNRGASPEIILTGKGTLLKGDALVNYRLAKRAGMKIHETTEIKKIKRIINSLQPMVIIDALFGTGFKGAPKKFYAELFDIINNSNVFVFSVDIPSGVNGDDGQFEKTCVVADVTATMCLPKRGNYLYPGRELGGDLYIVDIGIPYRLIDEGFPRIIEFEEISQLMPFRAPEGNKGTFGNILIIAGARGFSGAAAMAAVSAIKSGAGLVRLAAPIGIMDALESKLLEIVKVPLEQTDKETISPAALQTLIPHLEKSDVVVVGPGITCHPETAEFVFKLLPALKKPLIIDADALNILAQDITFFKKLRAPFIITPHPGELSRLINLPPREINLRRIDLAPELAKKFNGILILKGAPTVIASPDGKIYVNPTGNSGLASAGSGDVLVGMISGFIGQGATPFDASLLGVFLHGLCADLAMENNNEYSLTAGDLIGHIPRAFNYILQKEFVEDKDND, translated from the coding sequence ATGAGAATAGTCACAAATTCCGAGATGAAAAAGATAGATGAATGGGCGATAAAAAAACTGAAGATCCCGGGTATAGTCCTTATGGAGAATGCAGGCCAGGGCTGCGTTAATGTCCTGGAAGAGTACTATTCACTGGAAAACCTGAATGTACTGATTATCTGCGGAAAAGGGAATAACGGCGGCGACGGTTTTGTGATCGCCCGCCATCTTCAGAACCGCGGGGCATCCCCTGAAATCATTCTCACGGGAAAAGGAACCCTTTTAAAAGGCGACGCCCTTGTCAATTACAGATTAGCCAAAAGAGCGGGAATGAAGATCCATGAAACAACAGAGATAAAAAAAATAAAACGCATCATCAACTCTTTACAACCTATGGTAATCATCGATGCCCTGTTCGGGACAGGCTTTAAAGGAGCGCCAAAGAAATTTTACGCGGAACTGTTTGACATTATAAACAACTCAAATGTTTTTGTTTTCTCGGTCGACATCCCTTCTGGTGTCAACGGTGATGACGGACAATTTGAAAAAACCTGTGTCGTGGCAGACGTCACGGCGACGATGTGTCTGCCCAAACGAGGAAATTATCTGTACCCTGGAAGAGAACTGGGAGGCGATCTGTATATCGTCGACATCGGAATTCCCTATCGACTTATTGATGAAGGTTTTCCCCGAATAATCGAATTTGAAGAGATCTCCCAGTTAATGCCCTTTCGAGCGCCTGAAGGCAACAAAGGCACCTTTGGTAATATCCTGATAATCGCCGGTGCCCGGGGATTTTCCGGTGCCGCAGCCATGGCTGCGGTCTCAGCCATAAAATCAGGCGCCGGCCTTGTACGCCTCGCCGCACCGATCGGCATTATGGATGCGCTTGAATCAAAACTTCTGGAGATCGTTAAGGTACCGCTTGAACAGACAGATAAAGAAACCATAAGCCCGGCTGCCCTCCAGACACTCATACCTCATCTTGAAAAGAGCGACGTAGTGGTGGTCGGACCAGGCATCACCTGCCATCCGGAAACCGCGGAATTTGTCTTTAAACTCCTGCCCGCCTTGAAAAAACCCCTGATCATTGATGCAGACGCCCTGAACATCCTTGCTCAGGACATAACTTTCTTTAAGAAACTCCGGGCGCCTTTCATCATCACCCCGCACCCGGGAGAACTCTCTCGATTGATCAACCTGCCGCCCAGGGAAATCAACCTGCGACGAATCGACCTGGCTCCTGAACTGGCGAAAAAGTTTAACGGCATCCTCATCCTGAAGGGAGCGCCGACCGTGATCGCCTCACCGGATGGGAAAATCTATGTGAATCCCACTGGAAATTCCGGGCTCGCCTCTGCAGGTTCCGGCGATGTTCTTGTCGGCATGATAAGCGGATTCATCGGACAGGGTGCAACACCGTTCGACGCCTCACTGCTCGGAGTGTTTCTGCACGGCCTGTGTGCGGACCTGGCGATGGAAAATAATAATGAATACTCATTGACAGCCGGTGATTTGATCGGACATATCCCCCGTGCCTTTAATTATATATTACAGAAAGAATTCGTCGAAGACAAAGATAATGATTAA
- the tatC gene encoding twin-arginine translocase subunit TatC codes for MTEKRLTFIDHLEELRRRILSVIACVGLGSIIGFIFARNVLDLIIQKASLESAYFFSPIEAFLAQIKVAIFLGVIISFPFILYQTWAFIGPGLTKKERAISLSYLGSGIILFIIGLLFGYFILIPLGLRFLLSFSTDYIQPLMNISKYLGFIFWCMLGSGFLFQLPLLLFFLMKLGIIDVKTVTKHRAEAIIVLLILCAVITPTGDFFTLLIISVPLLLLFELSILAARLTRRRRKDV; via the coding sequence ATGACTGAGAAAAGACTGACCTTCATCGACCACCTGGAAGAGCTCCGCAGGCGGATACTGTCTGTCATCGCCTGTGTGGGACTCGGCTCAATAATCGGCTTCATCTTTGCACGAAACGTCCTCGACCTCATCATCCAGAAGGCGTCTCTTGAATCTGCATACTTCTTTTCACCGATTGAAGCCTTTCTGGCACAGATCAAAGTGGCGATCTTTCTGGGTGTCATCATCTCATTCCCCTTTATCCTGTATCAGACCTGGGCGTTCATCGGTCCGGGGCTGACCAAAAAAGAAAGAGCCATCTCCCTTTCATATCTCGGCTCAGGCATAATTCTATTTATCATCGGTCTGCTCTTCGGTTATTTTATTCTCATTCCCCTCGGTTTAAGATTTCTGCTCTCTTTCAGTACAGATTATATCCAGCCCTTGATGAACATCAGTAAATATCTGGGATTCATCTTCTGGTGTATGCTCGGCTCTGGTTTCCTTTTTCAGTTACCCCTTCTCCTTTTCTTCTTGATGAAACTGGGGATCATTGATGTGAAGACAGTTACAAAACACCGTGCCGAGGCGATAATAGTACTGCTGATCCTGTGCGCGGTGATTACACCGACCGGTGATTTTTTTACGCTTCTGATAATCTCGGTTCCGCTGTTATTGCTCTTTGAACTGAGTATTCTCGCCGCCCGCCTCACGCGGCGCAGGAGGAAAGATGTATAA